In Bubalus kerabau isolate K-KA32 ecotype Philippines breed swamp buffalo chromosome 4, PCC_UOA_SB_1v2, whole genome shotgun sequence, one DNA window encodes the following:
- the LOC129651777 gene encoding LOW QUALITY PROTEIN: 40S ribosomal protein S3-like (The sequence of the model RefSeq protein was modified relative to this genomic sequence to represent the inferred CDS: deleted 1 base in 1 codon), which yields MAVQISKKRKFVADGIFKAELNEFLTRELAEDGYSGVEVRVTPTRTEIIILATRTQNVLGEKGRRIRELTAVVQKRFGFPEGSVELYAEKVATRGLCAITQAESLRYKLLGGLVVRGACYGVLRFIMENGAKGCEVVVSGKLRGQRAKSMKFVDGLMIHSGDPVNYYVDTAVRHVLLRQGVLGIKVKIMLPWDPTGKIGPKKPLPDHVSIVEPKDEILPTTPISEQKGGKPEPPAMPQPVPTA from the exons ATGGCCGTGCAAATTTCCAAAAAGAGGAAGTTTGTCGCTGATGGCATCTTCAAAGCTGAACTGAACGAGTTTCTCACTCGGGAGCTGGCTGAAGATGGGTACTCTGGAGTTGAGGTCCGAGTTACACCAACCAGGACAGAAATCATTATCTTGGCCACCAGGACACAGAATGTACTTGGTGAGAAGGGCCGGCGGATCCGGGAATTGACTGCTGTGGTTCAGAAGCGATTTGGCTTCCCTGAAGGCAGTGTAGAGCTTTACGCTGAAAAGGTAGCCACAAGAGGACTGTGTGCCATTACCCAGGCAGAGTCTCTGCGTTACAAACTCCTAGGAGGCCTTGTTGTGCGGGGGGCCTGCtatggtgtgctgcggttcatcaTGGAGAATGGGGCCAAAGGCTGCGAGGTC GTGGTGTCTGGGAAACTTCGAGGACAGAGGGCTAAATCCATGAAGTTTGTGGATGGCCTCATGATCCACAGTGGGGACCCTGTTAACTACTATGTGGACACCGCCGTGCGCCATGTGCTGCTCAGACAGGGTGTGCTGGGCATCAAGGTAAAGATCATGCTGCCTTGGGACCCAACTGGTAAGATTGGCCCTAAGAAGCCTCTGCCTGATCACGTGAGCATCGTGGAACCCAAAGATGAAATACTGCCCACCACCCCCATCTCTGAACAGAAGGGTGGGAAGCCAGAGCCGCCTGCCATGCCCCAGCCGGTACCCACAGCATAA